Part of the Candidatus Methylomirabilota bacterium genome, AGCGCGGGACGCCTCAGCGTCGAGGCGGCCCTGGCCCGGCTGCGGGGCCTGCCCTACGAGGACCTCGGCTTCGCCAAGGTGGACCAGCACCGCGCCCTGCGTGGCGGGGCGCCCGAGGCCATCTTCTGCCAGGGCAAGAGCGCCGAGCAGATCGTCGCCATCGGCCGGCGTCTGGCCGAACACCACTTCAACGTGCTGGCCACGCGCGCGGACCCCGGCATCGCCGCCGCCGTCGCCGCCGCCGGGCTCCCGCACGTGTACCACGTCGAGGCGCGGCTGCTCGTCATCCGGCCGGTCCCCACCGAGGGGCTCGGATTGATCGCCGTCGTCGCGGCGGGGACCTCGGATCTGCCGGTGGCCGAGGAGGGCGCCCTCGTGGCCGAAGCGCTCGGCGATCACGTGGAGCGCATCTACGACTGCGGCGTCGCGGGCCTGCACCGGCTCCTAGCCCACTACGACACGCTCGCCGGGGCCAACGTTATCGTCGCCGTTGCCGGGATGGAGGGGGCGCTGCCCAGCGTCATCGGCGGGCTCGTCGACCGGCCGGTGATCGCGGTGCCGACGAGCGTCGGCTACGGCGCCTCCTTTGGCGGGATCGCGGCCTTGCTGGCGATGCTGAACTCCTGCGCCCCCGGCGTGTCCGTCGTCAACATCGACAACGGCTACGGCGCCGCTCACCAGGCCAGCCTGATCAACCACCTCGTCGCCAAGCGCTGACGGTCTGTCGGCGAATGCTGCCAACTCACTGCGACCACTGCTCGGCGTTTCGAGCGCCGGCTCCGCTGGCGCCATCCCTTTGGGGTGGTTCGGAGGGGGCCGTGAGGCCCTCTCTGACTATGAATCTCGGAGGGGGCCGTAACGTCCACCCCCTCCGACTGAGCTGACGCGACATGCGCGTCGTCTACTTCGACTGCCCCAGCGGGGCCGCAGGCGACATGATCATGGCGGCGCTGGTCGACGCCGGGGCGCCGCTGGAGGCCCTCCGCGCCGAGCTCGGCAAGCTGCCCCTGAGCGGGTGGCGGCTCCTGGCGCGGGAGGTGCGCAAGGGCGCCTTCCGCGCGATGAAGATCGACGTCGAGGTCGATCACCGCGCCCACCACCCGCAACGCTCGCTCGGCGACCTCCTCGCCATCCTGGAAGAGAGCACGCTGGCGCCGGCCGTCAAGGACCAGGCCCGGCGCATCTTCGCGCGCCTGGCCGACGCCGAGGCCCGCGTGCACGGGACGAGCCGGGACGCCGTCCGCTTCCACGAGGTAGGGGCCGTGGACGCGATCATCGACGTGACGGGGGGCGTGATCGGGCTGTCGCTCCTGGGCGTCGAAGCGGTGTACGTGTCCGCCCTGCCCCTGGGCGGTGGCTTCGCCGAGGGCCCCCACGGCAAGATCCCCCTGCCGGCGCCGGGGACCGCCGAATTGCTCCGTGGCTTTCCCATCGTCGACACGGCGGTCCAGGCCGAGCTGGTGACGCCGACGGGTGCGGCGATCCTCACCACGCTCGCCGCCGGCGCCGGGCGGATGCCGGCCATGACGGTGACGAGCGTCGGCTACGGCGCCGGCACCAGGGACCTCGACGCGCCCAACGTGCTCCGCTGCTTCGTCGGCGACACCGGTGCCCCGACCGGCCAGGAGACGATCGCCCAGGTGGAGACGACGATCGACGACATGTCCCCACAGCTCTACGAGCCCCTGATCGATCGGCTCTTCGAGGCCGGCGCCCTTGACGTGTTCCTCACCCCCGTCGTCATGAAGCGGAGCCGCCCCGGGGTGGTGGTGACAGCGCTCGGTCCCCCGGATGCGGTGGGGGCGCTCTCGCGCGTGCTCTTCGAGGAGTCGAGTACCATCGGCGTCCGCTGGTCCGAGTGGCAGCGGGCGCGGCTCGAGCGGGAGATGGTCACCCTGCCGACCGCCTACGGGGCCATTACCTTCAAGGTCTCCCGGCTCGAAGGACGGATCGTCACGGTGACCCCGGAGTTCGCCGAGGTGGCGCGCATCGCGCGTGAGAAGTCGCTGCCCGTGCGCGAGGTACTCGACCAGGCGCGCGCCGACGCCCGCCGCCACCTCCACGGCTGAGGCGGCGAGCCGCGCCCTCCTGCTCCGCGGGGGCGCCGTTTTGTCACCGACGTGACGTCGTGTGTCGGATCATGAACGCGCCCGCTCCGGATCGTCGTTTACAACCCTACGAGAAGGCGACGTTTTCATCCCGCGCGCATCTGGAACGACTGTTGCCTTATCGAGGCGCGTGTCGCTCATCTGGCGCTTGGCGCTCGCGGGACTCCTGCTCATCGTCGTCACCGCCCTGGCGGCGGTGGCTCTCTCCGCCGGGTCCGACCTCACCGCCCCCCTAGAGACAAGCGCGAGCGACCGCGCCCGGTAGGGGCCATGGCTCCGCTCCGGTCGCTCCTGGGCCCGCCGCTCGGCGGGTTCGACCCCGATCTCCGCCGCGTGGTCCGGATCGAGATCTCGGCCGCGCTGCTCGTCACGGCGTCCGCCTCCGTCACCGGCCCCTTCACGGGCCTGATCTTGCGTCGGGAGCTGGGGGCCACGCCCCTGCAGCTCGCGGCACTCCCCGCCGCCTGCGCCGCGTCCCTGCTCCTGTCGCTGCTGTGGCAACGGATGCTGGCCAGGCGCGCACGCCGCTCGGATGTGTCGTCTGGGCGGGGCCCGTAACGCAGAGGGGTCGGGAAGCGCCTTGACAGGGGCCGGCGCCTCTACTATCCTCCGATCCCGCAGACGCTCTACGTCGGTGCGGACAGGGGGGTGAACGCCGATGACCTGGGAGACGCCCGCCTTCGTCGAGATCAAGATGGACGCCGAGATCAACTCGTATCAAGACGATTTCGATCGGGACGACTCGGAACCCTTTTAGGGGCGGACACCCCGCCCAGTTGAGCGGCCCTTCTTGACGACCTAACGGCCGGCGTGAAGGGCTGCGTCATCTTCGGTGACGAGTGCATATCCGGGTCCTGGGTTCGGCCGCTGGAGGCGGGGCGCCGCAGTGGAACTGCGGCTGCCAGAACTGTCGCGGCATGCGCGAGGGCGCGGTCCGCGCCACGGCGCGAACCCAGGAGTGTGTTGCCGTCAGCGCCGACGGCCAGGCATGGTTCCTGCTGAACGCCTCGCCGGAGATCCGCGCCCAGATCGAGAGCTTCCCGCCGCTCCACCCGCGGGCCCCGCGGCACTCCCCGGCGGCGGGTATTGTCCTCACCAGCGGCGATCTTGACCACTGCCTCGGGCTGCTCTCCCTTCGCGAGTCGTACCCGCTCACCGTGTACGCCACGGACCGCGTGCGGCGGGGCTTCACCGAGGGCAACGTCCTCTACCGGACGCTCCTGCGGTTTCCCGGGCAGGTGACGTGGCGGGTGCTCAAGCCTGGCCACGAGGAGGAGATAACCGCCGATGGCCGGCCGACCGGCCTCGTGCTCTCGGCCATCGCCGTTCCCGGCAAGCTGCCGATCCACCTCGAGGGGCTTCTGCCGGCCGATCCCGAGGACAACGTCGCCCTGCGAATCCGTGAGTCGAGGACCGGGCGGACGCTGGTCTACGCCCCGGCCGTCGGCGCGGTGACGCCCGCGGTGCGGGCGGTGCTCGAAGGGGCCGACTGCCTGTTCTTCGATGGCACCTTCTGGTCCAACGACGAGCTGCCGGCGCAGGGGCTCGGCACGCAGCGGGCCGAGGACATGGCCCATGTTCCCGTGGGCGGGCCGAAGGGGAGCATGGCGGTGCTGGGACCGGTGCCGGGCGCTCGACGGTGGATCTACATCCACGTCAACAACACCAACCCCCTGCTCCGCGAGGACTCGCCGGAGCGGCAGGCGGTCGATCGGCAGGGCTGGGAGGTGGCCTACGACGGCATGGAGGTGGTCCTGTGATCGAGGCGCAACCGCACGCGTCGCTGCCCCCTGATGCCTTCGTGGAATGGCTTCGGCGTGAGGGGGAGACGCGCTATCACGACCATCACCGCTACCACCTGATGATGCACGAGGGGAAGCTTACCCAGCGCCAGCTTCAACAGTGGGTCCTGAACCGCTACTACTACCAGACGCGGGTCCCCATCAAGGACGCGATCATCCTCTCGAAGTCCGAGGATCCGGCCTTCCGTCGGATGTGGATCCGGCGGATCCACGACCACGACGGCAACGGCGACGAGCCGGGGGGGCTCGACCTCTGGCTCCGCCTGGCCGAAGGCGTGGGGCTCGACCGCGAGGAGGTGGCGAGCTGCCGCTCGGTGTTGCCCGGCGTCAAGTTCGCGAGCGACGCCTACGTCGACCTCGTGCGCGACCGCAGTCTGGTCGAAGCGGTGGCGTCGTCGCTGACCGAATTCTTCGCGCCCGACCTGATGACGCGGCGGCTGGCGGCGTGGGAGCGCCACTATCCCTGGATCAGCCGCGAGATGCTTGAGTATTTCCGGTCCCGGGTGCCGCGGGCCCGGCGCGACTCCCTGGAGGCGATGGATTTCGTTACCCGCCATGCGACCAGCTACGAGCTGCAGACCCGCTGCGTGGCCGCGCTCATCCGGAAGACAGAGATCCTCTGGCACCTGCTCGACTGCCTCTACGCGGCGTACATCGAGCCCGGCTGGGGACCGGCCGGCGGACGCGCATGATCGCACCCACGAGCCGGCCGCGGCTGGCCCCCAAGGTCCGGGTCCGCTTCGACCGCCGCGGCCAGCAATACCTGCTGCTCTATCCCGAGAAGGGGCTGGCCCTGAATCCGACGGCGGCGGCGGTCGTGTCCCTGTGTACCGGCGAGCACACCGTCGAAGCGATCGTGGAGCAGCTCGCCGCCAAGTGCCTCGCCGAGCCGCGGGAGCGAGTGGAGCGCGACATCCTGGCGTTCCTGCAAGCCATGACCGACCGTGGCCTGGTGAAGGACGGCTCGTGAGCGGCGCCTACCGACCGTACACGCTGGTGGCCGAGTTGACGTACCGCTGCCCTCTCCGCTGCGTGTACTGCTCCAACCCGCTCGATTACGCCCGCCACGGCGAGGTGCTCGACACCGCCACCTGGCTCCGGGTCCTTCGCGAGGCCGAAGACCTGGGAGTGGTCCAGCTCAACCTGACCGGCGGCGAGCCGCTGATCCGGGGCGACCTGGAGACGCTGATCGAAGGGGCGCGATCCCTCGACCTCTACACCAACCTGATCACCAGCGGAATTCCGCTGACCCTCGAGCGGCTTGGCCGGTTCCGCGCGCTCGGCCTCGACAACGTCCAGCTCTCGATCCAGGACGTCGAGGCCGGGGCGTCCGACCGCATCGCCGGGCACCGGTCGTTCGCCCGGAAGCTCGAGGTGGCCCGCTGGGTGAAGGACCTCGGCTTTCCGCTGACGCTCAACGTCGTCCTCCATCGCCACAACCTCGATCGCCTGGCCGAGATCATCGCCATGGCGGAGTCGCTGGCCGCCGACCGGCTCGAGCTCGCCAACACCCAGTACCTCGGTTGGGCGCTGCTCAACCGTGGGGCACTCCTGCCGACGCGGGAGCAGATCCAGCGCGCGCGGGCGGTGGCGGCCGCCGCCCGGGACCGGCTTCGCGGGACGATGGAAATCCTCTTCGTCACGCCTGACTACTACGCGCGCTTCCCAAAGGCCTGCATGGACGGCTGGGGCCGGCGCTTCCTGGTGATCAGCCCCGACGGGCTGGTGTTGCCCTGCCACGCCGCGCACACGCTGCCCGACGTCACGTTCGAGAACGTGCGGGACCGCGCCCTCGCCGACATCTGGCAGGACTCACCGGGGTTCAACGCCTTCCGGGGCGAGGAGTGGATGCCGGAGCCGTGCCGGAGCTGCGACCGGCGGACCCTGGACTTCGGCGGCTGCCGCTGTCAGGCGTTCCACCTGACCGGCGCCGCCGGCGTGACCGATCCCGCCTGCTCGCTCTCGCCGCATCACGCGATCGTGGAGGCCGCGCGCGAGGAAGCGGACGATGTCGCGGCCAGACCGGTGGCCTTCCAGTATCGACAGCCGCAGGCCCCGGCCGCGGCCGGATGAGGAAGCGCCGGCTGGACGCCACGCTGCTCGTGCTGCTCGGCCTGACGGCGCTCGCCGTCGGCGCCGCCTTCCTGCAGGACCCGGCGCTACCGCTCCGCGGCTTCGCCGCCGCCGGCCGCCTGTTCAAGGGAGTGTGGGCCGAGCTGCTCCTCGGGTTCCTGCTCGCTGGCCTGCTGGAGGTGCTCGTGCCGCAGCCGGTCCTGTCACGCTGGCTGGGCAGCGAGCACCTAGCGCGCGGCATCGTGCTGGGTTGGTTCGCCGGGCTCGTGATGCCCGGTGGGCCGTATCTGTTTTTTCCGGTGGCGGCGAACCTCTTCCGGAGCGGCGCCGCTCCCGGGCCGCTGATCGCTCTCCTGACGGCGAAAACTCTGGTGAGTCCGATCCGAACGCTGACCTATGAGGCGCCGCTCCTGGGCTGGCCGCTGACCCTCGCGCGGTTCATCCCGGGCGTGCTGCTCCCGCCGGTCATGGGCCTCGTCGGGCAGTGGCTCTTCGTCGTCCTCAAGGGGCGCTGACGGCGGGCGCTCCTGCCGGTCACGGTCGGAAACTGACGCGGAAGATGCGGCCGCCGTGGTCGTCCGAGACGTAGAGCGCCCCATCCGCGCCCACCACGAGATCCACGGGTCGCCCGGTGATCTGGCCGGCCTCGGCCCAGCCGGTGATGAAATCCTCGACCCGTGGGGGCTGGCCCGGCGACAGCGTGATTCGGACGACCCTGTAGCCCGCGCGCGGAAGACCGGCCCGCGAGCCGTGATACGCGACCAGAAGGCTGCCGTGAAAGGCGCGCGGGTACTGCCCCCCGGTGTAGAACGCGAAGCCGAGCGGCGCGGAGTGCGGCGGAATCTCCACGGTCGGCAGCGCCATCGCCCGGCAGTCGCGGCGCCCGGGCAGCTCGGGATCGGGCGCAGCGAGCCCGCGCGCGGCGAAGCAGTCGGGCCAGCCGTACCAGGCTCCCGCGGTGACCTCGGTCACGTAGTCCGCGGGCGCTCCACCGGCCTGCCAGTCCCGCTCGTTGACGGTCGTCCAGAGCGCGCCGGTACCGGGATGAAACGCGAGACCCACGGGGTTGCGGAGACCGGTGGCGAACAGCCGCGGGGCGGAGCCATCGCGCTCGTAGCGGACGATAGCGGCGCGCCGGGGATCCTGCTCGCGGCAGATGTCACAGGACGAGCCGACGGCGACGTACATTCTGCCGTCGGGCCCGAACGCGATCGAGCGCGTCCAGTGGTGGGCGCCCGCCGGGAGGTCGGGGACGATGACCACGGGGTCGCGCGCCGTCACGGTGCCCGCGTCATAGCGGAAGCGGACGACGCGCCCGGTCTCGGCCACGTACAGATCGCCGTCGCGGAAGGCGAGCCCGTGGGGACGCTCCAGCCCCGCCAGCACCGTGATCGCCTCGTCGGCCCGGCCGCGGCCCCCCCGGTCGGGCAGCGCGAGCACGCGCCCCTCGGCGGGCACGGAGACCAGGAGCGTGCCCACCGGATCGACGGTCATCGCCCGCGGCGCGCCCAGGCCCGAGGCGAAGACGCGGACGCGGAATCCGGCCGGCGCGACCAGCGCCGGCTCCGCGGCCACCGCGGCCGCGGTGAGCAGCAGGCCGACGCCCCACGCCGCCACGAGCGCCACCATGCGCGTGCTTATAACACCTGTGTGTCGGGAGCACATCATCCGGCCGCCGGCCGAGAGCAAGTCACCTGACCGTTCCCAGCAGGCCGCCGGGTTGGAATACCGCCCCGGGAGGGCGATGACCTACACCCGGGCTACGGCGGAGGACCATGAAGGTGCGGCGTAGCCAAGAGCGGTCAGATCGCTTGCCAAAACCGGAGCGGACAGAGCACTTGTCAACGACGGTGGGACGGATCAGATACAGGTCGATTACTCCAGCTCGTCAATCGGCTTCCACGCCGACGAGGTCCGAGCGCTGGCCGACTGTCCTGACGCCGAGGCCACTGGAATCTCTCGACCGCCCTCGCGGCAGACGTATGCGACGACTGGGAGGGGGTCAACTGAGCGACGTAGGGCTTCCCTGACCGCGTGGCAATCGGACTGACTTGGCAGCGGCAGGGCATGCCCAACGTAGGCGCCCTCCGCTCCCGCCTGATAGAGCAAGAGCCACCAGATGATCCAACGCCCCCGCATGCCGAGCAGTGAACGCAAGACGAGTACCAACTCCTCGGGGAGGCGACGAAAGGGGCCAATTATCTGACGTGAAACGCCCCGCGCGGTGGGCGACGGAAAATGGGCGGACCAGGACGAGGAGCCAAAAGGGCATGCGGTGACAGAAACTCGCACGCCCGCCCTCCGGCAGCGCGAGCCGCGTCATCCAGGCCCGATCCACCACTCACCAGCCACGCCAAGCACCGCTGGCAGGCGGCCTCGGAGCGGTCAAGCGAGGACTCAGGTCGGGCGAGCCGAGCGCGTGTTGACAATGGTCGCCGCCGCATATTACCGTCCGGCCCACACAGCGGATGATTGGATCACAGCGGTGGATCGCGGTGTTGCGGATCGTGGTCGGCGCATGGTTCCTCAAGGCGGTCTCCACGAAGCTCGCGATCGCCTGGGTCGATGGCGTCCTCCCGTACCCGGCGGTGTCGGCCCGATTTCTCGGCTTCCACCCCAAGCGGGTGGGCGAGTTTGCCGCCGGTAACCCGGTCCTCTGGTACAAGGACTTCCTCGAGGGCAGCGTCGTTCCCAACGCGAAGTTCTTCGCCACGCTCCAGGCCTACGGTGAGGTCGCCGTCGGCCTGGGGCTCGTCGTCGGCTTTCTCACCGGGCTGGCCGCGCTCGTCGGCCTCTTCATGGCCCTGAACTTCGGTCTGGCCACCCAGTGGATGAGCTTCGGGCAGCAGGGGTTTCATCTCCTGCTGGTGACGTCGATGCTGATCTTCCTCTGCGCCCGCGCGGGGCGTCGCTGGGGCGTGGACGGTTGGCTGCTCGCCCACGCGTCAGCGGGTCAGCGCCGCTGGCTCAGGCTGGTGATGTGATGGCGTCGGTCCCTCGCCGCGCGTTTCTCCGGCTCGCTGCGACGGCCGCCGTCACGGGCCTGTTTCCGCGCCGCGCCTTCGGCGAGGAAACAGTCCTGGTCGGGCTCGTCCGGCCCCCGGATCGGCGGGCGCTCGCCGACGGCGCCGCCCTCGGGCTCGAGGACGCCAACGCTCTGGCGACGATGTTCGGCCGGCGCCTGCAGCTCGCAGCTGCGACCGCGGCTGACGCTCGCGGCGCGGGGGTTGCGGCCCGCGCGTTGGCGCGCGAGGGCGTGATCGCGGTCATCGGCGGAGCGGGCCCCGGCCAGGCCGAGGCGCTGCGCGACGTCGCCGCCGCGGAAGCCCGGCTCTTCTTCAACGCCGGCGCGCAGGACGACGCCCTGCGGGGCGAGCGCTGCGAGCGCCACAGCTACCACCTCGCCCCCAGCGTCACCATGTGCGTAGACGCCCTCGCGCAGTGGCTTGCCGGACCGCGCCGGCTCCGTCGGTGGGCGATCGTGACCGACGGCAGCCCGCGCGGACGGGAGATCGAAGCGGCCGCGCAGCGGGCCGCCGGTCGCCTCGGGGCCGCCCTGAGCGCGGGCGCGGCTGCCACCGACATCACGCTCATCGCCGTTGACGCCGCCTCCCAGCGGGAGGCGGCCGGGCGGCTGCGCGCCGCTGGCGTCCCGTTCGCCGGCATCGGCGCCGACGCGGTAGCCGACTTCGGTCCCGAGGAGGGAGCTGGCTTCTGGGTCGTCGGCTGGCATCACGAGCTCGAGCGCTTCAGCGCCCGAGAGCTGAACCGTCGCTTTCGTCGCCGCTTCGGCGTGCCGCTCGACGAGACGGCGTGGGCGGCCCGGGCGGCGATGAAGATGATCGGCGAAGGCGCGGTGCGAGGAGGGGCTGGCGATGCGGCCGGCCTGCGCGCGTTCCTGGGCATGGCGCCGCCCTTCGACGGACACAAAGGCGCGGCACTTACCTTCA contains:
- the pqqB gene encoding pyrroloquinoline quinone biosynthesis protein PqqB, which gives rise to MHIRVLGSAAGGGAPQWNCGCQNCRGMREGAVRATARTQECVAVSADGQAWFLLNASPEIRAQIESFPPLHPRAPRHSPAAGIVLTSGDLDHCLGLLSLRESYPLTVYATDRVRRGFTEGNVLYRTLLRFPGQVTWRVLKPGHEEEITADGRPTGLVLSAIAVPGKLPIHLEGLLPADPEDNVALRIRESRTGRTLVYAPAVGAVTPAVRAVLEGADCLFFDGTFWSNDELPAQGLGTQRAEDMAHVPVGGPKGSMAVLGPVPGARRWIYIHVNNTNPLLREDSPERQAVDRQGWEVAYDGMEVVL
- the pqqD gene encoding pyrroloquinoline quinone biosynthesis peptide chaperone PqqD, giving the protein MIAPTSRPRLAPKVRVRFDRRGQQYLLLYPEKGLALNPTAAAVVSLCTGEHTVEAIVEQLAAKCLAEPRERVERDILAFLQAMTDRGLVKDGS
- the pqqA gene encoding pyrroloquinoline quinone precursor peptide PqqA, whose product is MTWETPAFVEIKMDAEINSYQDDFDRDDSEPF
- the pqqE gene encoding pyrroloquinoline quinone biosynthesis protein PqqE, whose protein sequence is MSGAYRPYTLVAELTYRCPLRCVYCSNPLDYARHGEVLDTATWLRVLREAEDLGVVQLNLTGGEPLIRGDLETLIEGARSLDLYTNLITSGIPLTLERLGRFRALGLDNVQLSIQDVEAGASDRIAGHRSFARKLEVARWVKDLGFPLTLNVVLHRHNLDRLAEIIAMAESLAADRLELANTQYLGWALLNRGALLPTREQIQRARAVAAAARDRLRGTMEILFVTPDYYARFPKACMDGWGRRFLVISPDGLVLPCHAAHTLPDVTFENVRDRALADIWQDSPGFNAFRGEEWMPEPCRSCDRRTLDFGGCRCQAFHLTGAAGVTDPACSLSPHHAIVEAAREEADDVAARPVAFQYRQPQAPAAAG
- the larB gene encoding nickel pincer cofactor biosynthesis protein LarB, with the protein product SAGRLSVEAALARLRGLPYEDLGFAKVDQHRALRGGAPEAIFCQGKSAEQIVAIGRRLAEHHFNVLATRADPGIAAAVAAAGLPHVYHVEARLLVIRPVPTEGLGLIAVVAAGTSDLPVAEEGALVAEALGDHVERIYDCGVAGLHRLLAHYDTLAGANVIVAVAGMEGALPSVIGGLVDRPVIAVPTSVGYGASFGGIAALLAMLNSCAPGVSVVNIDNGYGAAHQASLINHLVAKR
- a CDS encoding permease, with translation MRKRRLDATLLVLLGLTALAVGAAFLQDPALPLRGFAAAGRLFKGVWAELLLGFLLAGLLEVLVPQPVLSRWLGSEHLARGIVLGWFAGLVMPGGPYLFFPVAANLFRSGAAPGPLIALLTAKTLVSPIRTLTYEAPLLGWPLTLARFIPGVLLPPVMGLVGQWLFVVLKGR
- a CDS encoding PQQ-dependent sugar dehydrogenase; the encoded protein is MVALVAAWGVGLLLTAAAVAAEPALVAPAGFRVRVFASGLGAPRAMTVDPVGTLLVSVPAEGRVLALPDRGGRGRADEAITVLAGLERPHGLAFRDGDLYVAETGRVVRFRYDAGTVTARDPVVIVPDLPAGAHHWTRSIAFGPDGRMYVAVGSSCDICREQDPRRAAIVRYERDGSAPRLFATGLRNPVGLAFHPGTGALWTTVNERDWQAGGAPADYVTEVTAGAWYGWPDCFAARGLAAPDPELPGRRDCRAMALPTVEIPPHSAPLGFAFYTGGQYPRAFHGSLLVAYHGSRAGLPRAGYRVVRITLSPGQPPRVEDFITGWAEAGQITGRPVDLVVGADGALYVSDDHGGRIFRVSFRP
- a CDS encoding TQO small subunit DoxD encodes the protein MRIVVGAWFLKAVSTKLAIAWVDGVLPYPAVSARFLGFHPKRVGEFAAGNPVLWYKDFLEGSVVPNAKFFATLQAYGEVAVGLGLVVGFLTGLAALVGLFMALNFGLATQWMSFGQQGFHLLLVTSMLIFLCARAGRRWGVDGWLLAHASAGQRRWLRLVM
- the larC gene encoding nickel pincer cofactor biosynthesis protein LarC, with amino-acid sequence MRVVYFDCPSGAAGDMIMAALVDAGAPLEALRAELGKLPLSGWRLLAREVRKGAFRAMKIDVEVDHRAHHPQRSLGDLLAILEESTLAPAVKDQARRIFARLADAEARVHGTSRDAVRFHEVGAVDAIIDVTGGVIGLSLLGVEAVYVSALPLGGGFAEGPHGKIPLPAPGTAELLRGFPIVDTAVQAELVTPTGAAILTTLAAGAGRMPAMTVTSVGYGAGTRDLDAPNVLRCFVGDTGAPTGQETIAQVETTIDDMSPQLYEPLIDRLFEAGALDVFLTPVVMKRSRPGVVVTALGPPDAVGALSRVLFEESSTIGVRWSEWQRARLEREMVTLPTAYGAITFKVSRLEGRIVTVTPEFAEVARIAREKSLPVREVLDQARADARRHLHG
- the pqqC gene encoding pyrroloquinoline-quinone synthase PqqC, whose product is MIEAQPHASLPPDAFVEWLRREGETRYHDHHRYHLMMHEGKLTQRQLQQWVLNRYYYQTRVPIKDAIILSKSEDPAFRRMWIRRIHDHDGNGDEPGGLDLWLRLAEGVGLDREEVASCRSVLPGVKFASDAYVDLVRDRSLVEAVASSLTEFFAPDLMTRRLAAWERHYPWISREMLEYFRSRVPRARRDSLEAMDFVTRHATSYELQTRCVAALIRKTEILWHLLDCLYAAYIEPGWGPAGGRA
- a CDS encoding ABC transporter substrate-binding protein, whose protein sequence is MASVPRRAFLRLAATAAVTGLFPRRAFGEETVLVGLVRPPDRRALADGAALGLEDANALATMFGRRLQLAAATAADARGAGVAARALAREGVIAVIGGAGPGQAEALRDVAAAEARLFFNAGAQDDALRGERCERHSYHLAPSVTMCVDALAQWLAGPRRLRRWAIVTDGSPRGREIEAAAQRAAGRLGAALSAGAAATDITLIAVDAASQREAAGRLRAAGVPFAGIGADAVADFGPEEGAGFWVVGWHHELERFSARELNRRFRRRFGVPLDETAWAARAAMKMIGEGAVRGGAGDAAGLRAFLGMAPPFDGHKGAALTFRPWDQQLRQPLYIIGPRRREEVGGARGPFEVLAQAPREDLDAIGIGRTETRCRELTR